A region of Labeo rohita strain BAU-BD-2019 chromosome 2, IGBB_LRoh.1.0, whole genome shotgun sequence DNA encodes the following proteins:
- the zgc:66427 gene encoding E3 ubiquitin-protein ligase znrf2, which produces MGTRSSRLHEEAASTPFDKDGIKRESCRRIRSTRPTSLMVEFSGSFDHDSETNRSRSEEGSDSDTGQQASSDGSPADSHMSPSLSSQASPTDENGAEDKREEDGSPGGPVSGEEIGRAPQRTFSERLPGGRHSSAGGVTARSARVRGTHARPVSEAWIGLYRVNNRHGAIRCPFCTKPFPGGRIEDHLLSCLTSPPLPYNTDVLAKDSGECSICLEDLLQGETIARLACLCVYHKSCIDTWSKVKPCCPEHPFD; this is translated from the exons ATGGGGACGAGATCGAGCCGTTTACACGAGGAGGCTGCTTCGACACCTTTCGATAAAGATGGCATCAAGAGAGAGTCCTGTCGACGAATCCGAAGCACCAGGCCCACTAGCCTCATGGTGGAGTTCTCCGGGAGTTTCGACCATGACTCAGAGACGAACCGCAGCCGGTCGGAAGAGGGCAGCGACTCGGATACCGGGCAGCAGGCGAGCAGCGACGGCAGCCCCGCCGACAGCCACATGTCCCCTTCGCTGAGCAGCCAGGCCTCGCCGACGGACGAGAACGGGGCCGAGGACAAACGCGAGGAGGATGGCAGTCCGGGAGGCCCTGTGAGCGGGGAGGAAATAGGCCGTGCACCGCAGCGCACTTTCTCGGAGCGGTTGCCCGGTGGTCGCCATTCTTCCGCCGGCGGCGTCACAGCCAGGTCCGCACGAGTGAGAGGGACTCACGCCCGGCCAGTGTCTGAGGCGTGGATTGGCCTCTACAGGGTCAACAACCGCCACGGTG CTATTCGTTGCCCCTTCTGCACCAAGCCGTTCCCTGGAGGGCGAATTGAGGACCATCTTCTAAGTTGTCTGACTTCTCCACCTCTCCCTTATAACA CTGATGTGCTAGCTAAGGACAGTGGAGAGTGTTCGATTTGTCTCGAAGACCTGCTACAGGGGGAAACCATCGCTCGACTGGCTTGCCTGTGTGTCTACCATAAGAG ctgcATTGACACATGGAGCAAAGTGAAGCCGTGCTGCCCTGAGCATCCTTTTGATTGA
- the cbln13 gene encoding cerebellin 13 produces MKMLVAQKTLLLLCVGVSLAQDSNTAEKLKNIEERLRVTEETLEELKKENQVLRTFTKASSDKLKSIQAENKAKKVAFSVGLLASGSQSFGPFDTRKTLLYQKIFTNVGNAYDPNTGTFTAPVNGVYFFRFYVHAHTPNQMAVSLHKNDQLQCSVYSLKPESNANGSNGVVLSLQKGDEVYTQLWENSWVFDDGNSYTSFSGFLLFPV; encoded by the exons ATGAAGATGTTGGTAGCTCAGAAGACGCTCTTATTGCTTTGTGTTGGGGTTTCACTGGCACAAGATTCCAATACAGCAGAAAAGTTAAAGAACATTGAGGAAAGGCTGAGAGTCACTGAGGAAACACTGGAAGAGCTGAAGAAGGAAAATCAAG TTTTAAGGACTTTCACAAAAGCCTCAAGTGATAAACTCAAATCTATCCAGGCAGAAAATAAag CCAAAAAGGTTGCCTTTTCAGTTGGACTTTTGGCATCTGGATCACAATCATTTGGACCCTTTGATACTCGGAAAACACTGCTGTACCAAAAAATCTTCACTAATGTTGGAAATGCATATGACCCTAA CACAGGTACTTTCACAGCACCAGTGAATGGAGTCTATTTCTTCAGATTTTATGTTCACGCTCATACTCCTAACCAAATGGCAGTCAGCCTCCATAAAAATGATCAGCTCCAATGCTCTGTGTATTCTCTGAAGCCTGAGAGCAATGCTAATGGCAGCAATGGTGTTGTTCTCTCACTGCAGAAGGGTGATGAAGTATACACACAGCTGTGGGAAAACAGCTGGGTTTTTGATGATGGAAACAGCTACACCAGTTTTAGTGGTTTTCTGCTTTTTCCAGTGTGA